The Streptomyces racemochromogenes DNA segment AGGCCACCGTCCCCCTCATCACCGTCATCACCCGCAAGGCCTTCGGCGGCGCCTACGACGTCATGGGCTCCAAGCACCTCGGCGCGGACCTGAACCTGGCCTGGCCGACCGCCCAGATCGCCGTCATGGGCGCGCAGGGCGCGGTGAACATCCTGCACCGGCGCACCATCGCGGAGGCCGCTCCGGAGGAGGTGGAGGAGACCCGGGCACGGCTCATCACCGAGTACGAGGACACGCTCCTCAACCCGTACACGGCCGCCGAGCGCGGTTACGTCGACGCGGTGGTCATGCCGTCCGAGACCCGCGCCCACGTGGTGAAGGGTCTGCGGCAGCTGCGTACGAAGCGGGAGTCGCTGCCCCCGAAGAAGCACGGCAACATCCCCCTCTAGGCCCTCCAGGAGGACTCTGTGGTGATCAAGGTCGTCAAGGGCAACCCGACCCCCGAGGAGCTGGCCGCCGCACTGGCGGTGGTCCAAGCGCGCGCGGCGGCGCTGGCCTCGGCCCCGTCGGGCGCGCCCCGGGTCCCGGACGAGTGGGCCTCGCCGAGCCGGGTGGCGCGGCGGCGCCAGATGCTGCCCGGGCCGCGCGCGTGGGGCCGTACGTACTGGCCCGGACGGGGCTGAGCCCCGCGTTCCGGAAGATGGCGCGAACGGACGGTGGCGCCTGAGTACCCGTACTCAGGCGCCACCGGCGTACCGGGGGCCAGGATCGGGGCATGCTCTGGTCAGACCCGAAGAACGAGCCCCCGAAGGACATGCGCGACGCCCAGGCGATGCTCCGGCGGATGCTCGTGGTCCTCGTCCTGGCGATGGTGATCGCGGTGTACGTCCTCGGCGTGCCCCCGTTCTGAGGCCCCCCGGGGGGGCCGGCGGCCGGGGGCGGCCACGGCCGCCGCCCTACGATGGCCCCCATGACCGTACGCACGCTCGTCCTCGCCTCCGCCTCGCCCGCCCGGCTGAACCTGCTGCGGCAGGCCGGGCTCGCCCCGCACGTGATCGTCAGCGGCTTCGACGAGGACACCCTGGACCACGACGAACCGGCCGGCCTGGCGCTGGCCCTGGCCGAGGCCAAGGCGGGCGTGGTGGCGGGCCTGGAGGAGGCCGCGGGCGCCCTGGTGATCGGCTGTGACTCCGTGCTGGAGCTGGACGGCGAGGCGCTCGGCAAGCCGGCCGACGCGGCCGACGCGACGGCCCGCTGGAAGTCGATGCGCGGCCGGGCCGGGGTGCTGCGCA contains these protein-coding regions:
- the mmpB gene encoding morphogenic membrane protein MmpB codes for the protein MLWSDPKNEPPKDMRDAQAMLRRMLVVLVLAMVIAVYVLGVPPF
- a CDS encoding Maf family protein, translating into MAPMTVRTLVLASASPARLNLLRQAGLAPHVIVSGFDEDTLDHDEPAGLALALAEAKAGVVAGLEEAAGALVIGCDSVLELDGEALGKPADAADATARWKSMRGRAGVLRTGHCVIDTATGRQVSATASTTVRFGEPTDAEVAAYVASGEPLHVAGAFTLDGLSAPFIDGIDGDPGNVIGLSLPLLRSLLGELDVSITDLWA
- a CDS encoding acyl-CoA carboxylase epsilon subunit — translated: MIKVVKGNPTPEELAAALAVVQARAAALASAPSGAPRVPDEWASPSRVARRRQMLPGPRAWGRTYWPGRG